A genomic stretch from Pempheris klunzingeri isolate RE-2024b chromosome 23, fPemKlu1.hap1, whole genome shotgun sequence includes:
- the tmem256 gene encoding transmembrane protein 256 yields MTASVIVRRLAALSGASAVAAGAYGAHGFKNSDPDDYRVVLFETANKYHFYHSLALLGAAHSGKPAVAGTLLVAGMGMFCGSLYHQALTGDPGLRKVAPMGGVAMIVGWLAILL; encoded by the exons ATGACCGCCTCTGTGATTGTCCGAAGGTTAGCAGCGCTGTCCGGGGCTTCGGCGGTGGCTGCCGGGGCTTACGGTGCTCACG GTTTCAAAAACAGCGACCCAGATGACTACCGGGTAGTG ctaTTTGAAACTGCCAACAAGTACCATTTCTACCACAGCCTGGCCCTGCTGGGTGCTGCCCACTCTGGCAAACCTGCTGTG GCTGGTACCCTCCTGGTAGCGGGCATGGGGATGTTCTGTGGCTCCCTGTACCACCAGGCCCTCACAGGGGACCCTGGTCTACGCAAGGTGGCTCCCATGGGTGGCGTAGCTATGATCGTTGGCTGGCTGGCCATCCTTCTGTGA